TTGTTGTCGAGAGGGACATGACGGCGGCCATCCTTGCCCGCGAACAGCATGAGGCGACGTTAAAACAGGTCATTGCCGCCTTGGTCGCCATCGTTGACCGCCGCGATCCTTATGCGGCGAACCACTCCTCGCGCGTTGCCGAAGTGGCACGCGCGATTGCCGGGGCGATGGCCCTGGACGAGGCGGAAATTGAGACGGCGGAAACGGCGGGCAAGCTGATGAACATCGGCAAAATTCTGGTGCCGGAAGCCCTGCTGACGCGCCAGGGGCCTCTTTCCGACGAGGAAAAGCGGCGCATTCAGGAAAGCCTGGCGGCCAGCGTCGATCTTCTGGAAGGCATTGCCTTTGCCGGGCCGGTCACGGCAACCCTGCGGCAGCTTCGCGAACATTGGGATGGCAGCGGCACGCCATCGGGTCTGGCCGGAGACGCCATCCTGCTGCCGGCGCGGATTGTTGCCGTCGCCAATGCCTTTGTCGCCATGGCGTCGCCGCGCGCCTATCGCGAGGGCATCGATTTCGATCAGGCCATCGCAAACTTACGCGAAGGCGAAGACCGGCTCTTTGACCGGCGGGTCGTCGCGGCGCTGGTCAACCATCTGGAAAACCAAGGTGGCCGCGAACGCTGGGGCGGTTTCGCAAAACTGGCTGGGTAACCAGCTAGCCGGATAACCGGCAAGCCGGTCGATCAGGCGGCGTTGTCTTCGCGGATTCGAATCCTTGCCGCCTGGGCCAGAAAGCCGCTTCGGGTCGTGCCCTGGGCGCGCGCGGTGGCATCGATGGCTTCCAGAAGGTCGCTGTCGATGGTGATGTTCACGCGTTTTGCCGGGCTTGGCAGGCGGACGGGGACCAGGATCGTCGCGCAGTAGTCTTTTCGCAAGGCTCGATTTTTAACAGGCCCTGGTTGCGCCGGTTCTGGGATCGCTTCGCCATCATCCAGCATGCCATCGACATGGAATTGCAGGGCCTCGCCGGCGCGCGCGATCGCCTGCTCGATCGTGTCGGCGCTGGTCAGGCATCCCGGAAAATCCGGGAAGATGACACCATAGCCGGACCCGTCATCGGTGATGATTTCGGCGGTGTAGTGGCGCATGGTTTTCTCCTATCTAAGTTTTATTCCCGCCTGCCGCTCAATGTTTTTCAGCGTGCCGAGGGGCATGTGCTTTGTCGGGTGGGCTACGGTTACGCGGCCCTTCTTTGTCGGATGCTTCAACTGCAAGTGATCGCCCTTTTGGCCGATGATGAACCAGCCGTCTTTTTTAAGGGCTTTTAGAATTTCGCGGCTGTGCATCGGCTTCCCTCAAATTATGTGTATAAAATACACATGAACACCGCCTACGTCAAGGCAAAAAACACACTTTATACACATTTATTCTTGGGTGTGGGCTGATGCGTGGCGAGGATATCGAGAACAGCAATGTCGTCTCGCTCGATTTTGCGACGGCGAAAGAGAATAAAAAGGCAGGCACCGTGAAAATCTTAAAGCGGAACCAGGCGGCAATCGGCCAGCTTGCTTATTCGGACGCAATCAGCGAGCAGCGCCGTTTTACGTCAAACGTCAAAGCCCATTCCGTGCAACCGGCGGGGGTCAAGCCCTTCTTTGCTAGCGATGCGATTTCGTCGCAGTTGTAGCAGCTTGATATAGAAAGGTTCCATACGTCGTAACACCGGCGTCATCAAACCGTCATCAAAGCATCGCGAAATGGTCAAATTCCAGGGTCAGGATAGGCTTATGGAAAATGTTCTTTCCCATTTTGCGTTTCGCTTACGTGGTCTTGGCCGATGGCTGCTGGCACCGCCTCCCGCCGGGACGGCATCCGTCAAGACGGCGTTTGACAAGACAAAGGCTGGCGCGACCGAACCGGCCAAGCCGGTCGAAATGATTCTGACCGCCTTTCTTTAAGGCTGCGTCCTCAACTTTGATCCGGAACTGTTTGTAGGGTGGACCCGGTGACGAGGGGGGCGGGACCGTGGGGAGGGTCGGACCGCCCCAACCCCCTGTAAAGAACAGGAATTTCGGGACCCGCCCATCCCCCCGTTCCCCGCACCATCCCGCCAGATTTCGACTTTTGGGGTCGATGTCGGCATTTGGGACCTGATGAAGGTGAGAAGGAGGCTCTATTTTGAGCTGAGTGTACTCTGAGGTATCGGGGAGTATCCTAGGGTGCGCGCAGCGCACCCTCAGTCGGGAGAATGATGAAACGGGAAGGTCAAAGTTCATTGGTAGCGGCTTGATCGCCGAAGTCTACGGGCTTACCGTCAATTTTCCACTGCTCCTCACAAGAATTTAACATACCGATATTGAAATTTATGCTGCCGTCGTTCTCGAACCACAGGTTTGAGCAATCGACGCCTTCGTCCGTTCGGATAAATTGGGCAGAATTTCCATTTGAGAAATGAACCCGGAATCCGTTGAGTTTGTGGCGGTCATCCGTAATAAGTTCCAGAACCTCATGCTTTGGCAATTTATAATAGCGAGCTGACTTCCCAATCATGTTAAGCCAGCGATCATTTAACGCCGTAAAAGTGCTGAAAAAATTAAAAGAATTAGTGATGAGGTTGCTAACTTGCTCCAGTGGTATTTGGCCGGGAAGCCCACCCTCCGTCCAGCGAAAATGCGTGTCAGTAATGATGTAATCTGAGTGTGAAAAGGCGTTTCTGACGGTATCGTTATAGATGGAATCTATTATTCTTACGAGATCGTCTAGTCTAGCCTTAGATGCCATATCACTTATCTCTTTCCACTTGGTCTTTGCACTGGGCGGGAAAAATTTAAATATTTTATTTTTGGGGGTGCGCCCGCGGAAGTTAAGTGGAGTAACGTGGTAGGGGTGCCCTTGGTGAATGCGAAGGAGGTTCGCTAGAGCGGTATGAACTGCCGACATTTCGACTGCGTGACAGTACATTAAGAGACCAATTCGCCACGAGGATTTTGGGGACAGTTCGTCGCTTTCTGCCTTCAAGTGCCAGTTGTAATCGTTAAAGGTTTCCAGGGTTTCCTCGAAGGGGTCCCATTTGGCATCCGCTAGTCCCGATACTCTGAGCAAAGTGTATGTGGCGTCTAGGGGGCTCTTGGCAAATGCATCAGACCACAGGCTTTCGACACAATCGCTCGCCTCCTTGTTTGTGATTTGCACCTCCGTCATGTCGGTAACCTTTTTAGAACGCTAGAAAGCTACAAGCCGCCTGATATGAAGCTGCTTTAGGGATAAGGGTGCCAAACTTGTTCACCGTCCACATAACCTCCGCTTGGCCGTCGGCGTTGCGAAGAAAGGTGTACGTTTCGATGGTTTTTCCCGGATAGATGACGAGGAGCGTGAGCGTTTCATCTGTTTTGCCGACTAGCTCCACCACAGCGCCGACCGCACGCGAAGAGAATACTCCGCCGGTGGCGTCGAGCACTATAATGTCGAAGGACTTGTCCTCGGCAAGCGTTGCCGTAAAGCGTCCGTTGGAAATACGGTCTTCAGACCATTCTCCGGCGTTCGCGTCGGCTGCTCCTAATCCGATTTTTGGATAGTAGCTGTACCCTTCGCTTGCGCCGCAAATAGCGATGTCAGAGGCATGGGCGGAAAAAGAGATAAGCGACACCAGTACGGTGCCGACGACTGTCATAATTGTAAGCCTCATTACTTCTCCGATATCTTTTAATAGGGTGCCCAAAAGTTCTACCCCTTCTCCCACGGTCCGCCACAGCCGCCTAAGCGGCGAGGACGGATTCAGCCCCGAGAAAATCCGGCTCGATCCCGATTTTTTTTTGCAGCCTTCGACGAGCACAGCCAGCCCTTCGATATGAGTGCGCTACGCACATTTGAGTCGTCGTTGAAAATGGACATATAACATATATATGTGGCTGGTCATGCAACTGCACGACCGCAGAAACAAGAGTACTGTACCGCGGACCACCCTGAAATGACTTTTCTCCCACAAGTCCGAGAGACCGGCCCGCTTCAAGGAGCGGTTCGAAGATGCTCTCGACAAAGTAAGATTGATGTACCCCGCCGCCGCCGAAAAAGGCATCTACGTAACCAAAAAAAGGGTCGCATTCTACCCCTGTGCGTTCGCAATCCTGCTTCGTTTTTACAGTAAAAAAAACCGCCTTTTGTGAGGCTGCTTAACTTATTGATCTATATTAAGAGAATGGTGCCGCCAGAAAGAATCGAACTTTCGGCCTCACCCTTACCAAGGGTGCGCTCTACCACTGAGCTATGGCGGCGAAGTCCGCGAACATGCCACAGACAGGTGAATAAAAAAAGGCCCCCGCGAGGATTGGCGAGGGCCTTTTATTTTCAGAAGCCGCAAACGTCGTCAGATGGAAAATCCGAGGGTCGCGCGGAAGTCTCTGGTGGCCTTTGATGCTTCTTCGGCCCCATCGGGGACATCGGGAAGGGCGCCACAGAAATCGGCGATGGCCTTGTCTGCCAGCGGCACCCATTTCTCAAGCCATCCCTGGATGACCTTCTTGTTGTCTGGATTGTTCAGGGCCAGCTCGACAAGGGCGGCGGACCAGCGGCGGCTGCGCTCGGCATCGCGAAGGGCGGCATCGGCCATGAAGTGAAGCAGCATGTCGTCGTTTCGCCGGGCGGATTTTCCAAACTGACGCAGGAACGCTTCGTCAAAGGCGGGTTTGGCTACCAGGTTCACGGCGACGAAATGCTCGCCCCAGTCATAGGCGATCAGCGCTTTTTCCAGCAATTCGCGAAAGCCCTGCCAGGCGGCATCTTCTTCCCAATGCGTGCGCTCATCCGTGCCAAAGCCTGCCTTGGGTTGCGTTTTGGCAAGCTCTGCCGTGCGGTACGCCGTGCGTGAAACCCAGCGGAACTGATCCCCGCCCTGGAACATCGCGCAATTGGCGACCGTGCTGGAAGGCGCCATCTGGGAAGAATAGGCGG
The Rhodospirillaceae bacterium DNA segment above includes these coding regions:
- a CDS encoding addiction module toxin, HicA family, which gives rise to MHSREILKALKKDGWFIIGQKGDHLQLKHPTKKGRVTVAHPTKHMPLGTLKNIERQAGIKLR
- a CDS encoding toluene monooxygenase produces the protein MSEDAPEILKPLKTFSHLAKKRRRPSEYEITTTRAYWIMDSLSTGKDFEGERQTDQPFELSADIPMAKWYVKYRDKSPLQYDDWEAYRDPDEIIYRSYCRMQDGQETYVDGIIDEFSTIGHDADLDPDWVKVLASLYTPARYPLHALQMSAAYSSQMAPSSTVANCAMFQGGDQFRWVSRTAYRTAELAKTQPKAGFGTDERTHWEEDAAWQGFRELLEKALIAYDWGEHFVAVNLVAKPAFDEAFLRQFGKSARRNDDMLLHFMADAALRDAERSRRWSAALVELALNNPDNKKVIQGWLEKWVPLADKAIADFCGALPDVPDGAEEASKATRDFRATLGFSI
- a CDS encoding CopG family transcriptional regulator, producing the protein MRHYTAEIITDDGSGYGVIFPDFPGCLTSADTIEQAIARAGEALQFHVDGMLDDGEAIPEPAQPGPVKNRALRKDYCATILVPVRLPSPAKRVNITIDSDLLEAIDATARAQGTTRSGFLAQAARIRIREDNAA